In Aliiroseovarius sp. F47248L, the sequence GCAGATCCTTGGGATCTGCTCGGCGCTTGCAGTCACGACATCGCTGGCCACGGCGTTGACAATGTCGGTGTCGCTGACCGTTGTGTTGACGCTGGCGGCAGGTGTGATCAGCGTAATCCGCCGGCACATCCCGGACACGATCCGCCTGATCGTCCAGATCGTGATTGTCGCCTCGCTGGTGATTGTGATTGACCAGATCCTGCAAGCCTATTTTGCCGAGATTAGCCGCGCGCTTTCGGTCTATGTCGGGCTGATCACCACGAACTGTCTGGTCCTTGGTCGCACCGAGGCCTACGCCCGCTATCACGCGCCACTGCCATCGATGGTCGATGCGTTTGGCAATGGGCTGGGATATTCTCTGGTCCTGATCATCATCGGTGCGTTCCGCGAGCTTTTCGGGCGGGGACAGTTGTTCGGTCATCAGGTGCTACCGTTGGCCGATGACGGGGGCTGGTTCACACCGCTGAGTCTGATGCTGCTCGCACCGTCTGCTTTCTTCCTGCTGGGGGGGCTGGTCTGGGCCGTGCGATCGGTGTGGACCGAACAGGCCGAACCGCCTGAGCATACGCCCCCCTTGCGACCGGAGATCGTGGAATGAGCGACGCCTGGTCCTTTTTCCTGTTCGCGGCGTTTGTCGACAACATGCCGCTGACCCTGTTTCTGGGGTTGTGCACGTTCCTTGCCCTGTCGCGCCGCACTGAAAGCGCGATCGGGCTGGGCATCGCCATGACGGGTGTCTTGGGGGTGACGGTCCCTTTGAACAACCTGATCTACAACGGGCTTCTTGCCCCCGGCGCATGGGGTTGGGTGGGGCAGCCTGACCTTGATCTGTCATATCTGGCGCTGATTGCCTTTATCGGCGTGATTGCAGCGACGGTGCAGCTTTTGGAGATGTTGCTTGATCGGTTCTTTCCGACCATTCACGCCGCATTCGGTGTCTTCCTGCCGCTTCTGACCGTACAATGTGCGATCCTTGCGGGTAGCCTTTTCATGGTCGAACGCAACTATACCCTTGGTCAGTCGGCCATTTTCGGCGTGGGCAGCGGGTTTGGATTTGCTGTGGCCGTGGTCATGCTCAGCGCTATCCGCACACGCCTTTCCTATGCGGATCTGCCTGCGGGTCTGCGGGGGCTTGGCATCGCGTTTATTCTGACCGGGCTTATGTCGCTAGGCTTCGCCTCGTTCGCGCAAATGGCGGCAGCACCATGAGCGAGATCGTCCTTGGCAGCTTGATCATCGCGGCCCTCGTGGTGGGGTTGGCAATCGGCCTTCTGGTCGCGCGCAGCAGGCTGGTGCCGAAGGGGGCCATCAATGTGACCGTCAACGGCGCGCGGCAGATTGCAGCGCAGCGGGGGGCCAAGCTGTTGGGCGTTCTGCATGGTGCGGACATTCGTATTCCGGCGGCCTGTGGCGGGTCGGGCACCTGCGGGCTTTGTCGTGTTACGGTCACGGGCGAAGGTGCCGGAGAGCCGCAGGCGACCGAACGCGGTGTTCTGTCGCCAAAAGAACGCCGCGCTCATATGCGCCTTGCCTGCCAGGCCACGCTGCGCGGCGACTGTGAAGTGAGCGTGCCTGACGACATCCTTAGCGCGGGGGGTGGTGTCGCGTGCAAGGTTTCCTCGACCCGAATGCTTGCCCCGCTTATTCGCGAGATCGTGCTGAATATACCCGACGATCACCCGACGGCCTTTCGGGCAGGCGACTTCATGCAGATCACCGCGCCCGCCTATCAGCTCGATTTTACCGGGTTGGACGTGGCGCCACAGTTTCGCGACGCATGGGAAATCAACGGGTGGGGCGGGTTGAACGTGGCGTCAGAAGTGGAAGTCACCCGGGCCTATTCGCTGGCCAGCCGGCCCAAGGATGTGGGGCGCGCAGTGTTCAATATCCGCCTAGCCGTGCCACCCGCCGGACGCGAAACCGAGGTTCCGCCGGGCATCGTATCGTCATGGCTGTTTTCACTGAAGCCGGGCGATATGGTCGATGTGTCTGGCCCGTTCGGCGAGTTCCACGTTCAGCCGACCGACCGCGAGATGATTTTTATCGGGGGCGGGGTGGGTATGGCCCCGCTGCGCGCGATGATCCATCAGGAGCTGGGGCGCGGCACCACCCGGCGTCTTCGCTACTTTTATGGCGCGCGCACCGCTGCCGATCTGTTCTATTCTGATGAGTTCGAGGCATTGGCGGCGGAGTATGCCAATTTTAGCTGGACACCCGCCCTGTCAGACCCGGCGCCGGGGGACCGTTGGATGGGCAAGACGGGGTTCATACATGAGATGCTTAAAGCAGAGATGAGCACCCACACCGCTCCGGAAGACTGCGAATACTACCTATGCGGCCCACCAGTCATGATCTCGGCTGTACTTGGCACGCTGGAACGGTTGGGCGTTGAGCCGCGCTCAATCTTCTTCGATGATTTTGGAGGCTAGGCAATGCACAATCTAGTATTGTGCCCGAAACTTTGTATCGCCTTGGGCGTGATCGTTGCGGCTTGCGTGTTCAAACGGACTTTGCATGCCTTTGCCATGTGGGATTTGATAAGTATCAGGTCATTAGGACCGGTTGGATTGACACACGGCTGCTTTGAATAAGGAGCTACAGCTATGGAAATCTTGTTTGCGATTGTCATCTTCGGCCTTGCGGCTGTTGGGTTGGGGCTGGGGCTTACCTTCGGACGAGATCCAGTGCGCACCAGCTGCGGGGCGTCTGCCGGTCTGCGCGAAGGACGCTGTTCGGACTGTCCCTTGCGCCATCGCGCAGAGGCTGCGGAGTCACAAGAATGAGCACGCATCGGGTTGCATCAATCATGCGCAGCGATGTCCCTATGCTTGCGCCTGACACACCGATCCGGCATGCGATTACCGTTCTGCTTGATGCACGTGCCGCCGCCGCCCCCGTGATTGGGGTCGATGGTGGGCTTGTGGGGATCCTGACCCAGAAGGACTGTTTCCGACCAGCTCTGCATGCAAGTTATCATCAGGAATGGACGGGTCGGGTGGCGGATCAAATGTCAGCAGATGTCATCAGCGTTGATGCCAGCGACGATATGATCCGTGTGGCAGAGATGTTCCTGACTCACCCGTATCGCGTCTTTCCGGTTATGGACGGCGCAACCGTCGTCGGGCTGGTGAACCGCTCAGATGTCCTGTCCTTCCTGTTGCGCGCGGGCTGAGGTTGAGGAATTTGGCGTGAACCATGCCTTCCACAGGTGATGCGCCTCGTGCCGGGTCTCAGTTTTCGCTGGAAGGTCGTCCGATAGGGGCTTACCTTCCAAAATATCATGGACAAGCCAGACTCGATCCTTTCCCTTCTTCCGGCCCGCTTGAAACAAGCGCGGCAAGCGCAGGGGTTGTCGCTGGACGCGGTGGCAAAATTGTCGGGCGTGTCGCGCAGCATGGTCAGCCAGATCGAAAGGGGCGAATCTTCGCCCACGGTGTCGACCCTTTGGAACTTGACCCGTGCCTTGCAGGTGGATTTCGCGGGGTTGTTAGAAGATCAGGCGCGCAGCCGGATCGAGGTGTTGCGTGTCGATGAAGTGCCGACAATCGAGAACCACGGGGATGGATGCACGATCCGTATCCTGTCACCGCCCGAAGACGCAGGGCGTCACGAGGTCTATGAGCTGCGCTTTGCTGATGGGGGTATGTTGGAGTCCGACCCCCATGCCTGTGGCACGAAAGAGAATCTAACAGTGATCGAAGGTATTTTGACTGTGACAAGCGGCGAGGCATCGAACCGTTTGAACACTGGCGAAACCGCGCGCTATGCCGCGGATGTGCCGCACCGATTGAAAGCAGATGGGCAGGCGCGGGCGTTTCTTGTTGTCAAAGGCGTTTGACCGGGCCTGAGCCGGTGGCCATCTCTCGTTATCCCGTATTGCGGAATGTTATCCGCTATAGTAGCAAGGTCGCGCATATCAGAGGAGCACCCCATGTCTGACCGTTTTCTCACCGATCTGGAATCCACGCTTGCCGGGATCGAGGCTGACGGCCTGATGAAGCGCGAGCGCCTGATCACGTCACCGCAAGGGGCTGAAATCTCGGTTGGTGACCGTGAGGTCATCAACCTGTGCGCCAACAATTATCTGGGACTGGCCGATCATCCTGACCTGATCCGTGCCGCACGCGATGTGATGGATGACAAAGGGTTCGGTATGGCATCGGTCCGGTTCATCTGCGGTACGCAGGATTTGCACCGCGAGCTGGAACAGAAGCTGGCGGCGTTTCTGGGGAAGGACGACTCAATTCTGTTTGCGGCGTGTTTCGATGCGAATGGCGGGTTGTTTGAACCGCTGCTGGGGCCAGAGGATGCGATTGTCTCGGACGCGCTGAACCATGCGTCGATCATCGACGGGATCAGGTTGTGCAAGGCGCGGCGCTTCCGTTACGCCAACAACGACATGGGCGATCTTGAGGCGAAGCTGAAAGAGGCGCGCGAAGGTGGCGCGCGGCATGTGATGATCGCGACGGATGGTGTGTTTTCGATGGATGGCTATCTGGCCAACCTGCCGGATATCACCCGGTTGGCAAAAGAATATGACGCGGTGGTGATGGTTGATGACTGCCACGCGACCGGTTTCATGGGGCCACACGGGGCAGGGACGCCGGATCACTTCGGCGTCGATGTGGATATCCTGACCGGCACGTTGGGCAAGGCGCTTGGCGGCGCGCTTGGCGGCTATATTGCCGGGCCGCAGCCGGTGATTGACCTGTTGCGCCAACGGGCGCGACCTTATCTGTTCTCGAACGCGCTCCCGCCCTCCATCGTCGCGGCCGGTCTAGAGGCGATCCGGTTGGTTGAGGAAGGCGCGGACCTTCGCACGAAGCTGTTTGAAAACGCGCGCTATTGGCGGGACGAGCTGAGTAAGCTGGGCTTCAAGCTGCTGGACGGCGAGCATCCGATCATTCCGGTGATGCTGGGTGATGCCTCCTTGGCACAGAAAATGGCGGCCGGGTTGTTTGACGAAGGCGTCTATGTCTCGGGCTTCTTTTTCCCGGTCGTGCCGCATGGACAAGCGCGCATTCGCACGCAGATGAGCGCCGCTCTGACCACCGAGCAGCTAGACCGTGCGCTGGCTGCGTTCGACAAGGTGGGTCGTGATTTGGGAGTGATCAAATGAGCCTGCCAAACACCATGAAAGCGTTGGAAAAATCCAAGCCCGAAGAGGGGCTGTGGATGGTGCAGGCGCCGGTGCCTGAAATCGGTCCGGACGACGTGCTGATCCGTATCAATGCCACCGGTATTTGCGGCACCGACATCCACATCTGGAACTGGGATGACTGGGCTGCTGCCACGGTGCCGGTGCCGATGATCACAGGACACGAGTTTGCTGGCGAGATTGTCGAGCTTGGCCGCAATGTCACCGGGCTTGAAATTGGTCAGCGCTGCTCGGGCGAGGGGCACGTGGTCGGAACGGAAAGCCGCCAGAGCCGGTCGGGAAAGTTCCATCTGGACCCGGGCACGCGGGGGATTGGTGTGAACGTGCAAGGGGCGTTTGCGGAATATCTGCGCCTGCCTGCGTTCAACGTTGTGCCGTTGCCCGATGATATCCCGGACGAGATCGGCGCAATCCTAGATCCCCTTGGCAACGCGGTGCACACGGCGCTGAGTTTCGATCTGTTGGGCGAAGATGTGTTGATCACCGGGGCCGGGCCGATTGGCATCATGGCGGCCGCTGTGGCACGTCATGCAGGTGCGCGTCATGTTGTGATCACTGATATCAACCCGGATCGCCTGAAGCTGGCCGAACATGTCTGTGCCAATATCCGTACGGTGGATGTGACCCGCGAAGACCTGCGCGATGTGATCAGAGAACTGAAGATGAAGCAGGGCTTTGATGTCGGGCTTGAAATGTCAGGCAGTCAGCAGGCGCTGGACCAGATGGTGGAGAGCCTGATCATGGGCGGCAAGATCGCGCTTCTGGGAATTCCGCCCGGCAAGTCCCCCGTCGACTGGTCGCACATCGTGTTCAAGGCGATCACCATCAAGGGCGTGTATGGCCGTGAGATGTTTGAGACCTGGTACAAGATGATCGCCATGTTGCAAAACGGGCTGGATGTGAGCCGGGTGATTACCCACCGGATGCCTGTGGACGCGTTCAAGGAAGGGTTCGCCGCGATGAAATCCGGCCTGTCAGGCAAAGTGGTGCTGAACTGGCGCTAGGGCCGCAGGCTATCTGAGCGGGATGGGCCGCTGTTCCTCGATCGCTTCCATTGCAAAATAGGATGTGACGGTCTCAAGCTCAATATTCCCGATCAGGCGCTTATAAACATCGTCATACCCGGCCATGTTGCCGACGACGATTTTCAGCAGGTAATCGTATTCGCCACCGATACGGAAAAAGTCGATCACCTCGGGGATGGCTGACACATGGTTGCGGAACTGGCGCAGCCAATCGGATGAATGGTGTCGTGTCTTGATCAGAGAAAAGACGACAAAGCCACCGCCCAGTTTTTCACGGTCGATCACCACGGTGCGATTACGTATTGCGCCTTTGGCCTCCAACGCTTTGAGCCGCCGCCAGCAGGCGTTTTGCGACAGTCCAACCTTGTCGGCCAGCGCCCGTTGGGACTGTGCCGCGTCGCGCTGAAGCTCTTCAAGGATGCGATAGTCAAAATGATCGAATTTAGGGGTCATATGGCGATTATATGACCCAATAAATGAATTACAACAGTAAAGAACTGTGAAGAAATTTGAATTTATTGCGTCATGATGGTTGGATAAAACTAGAGGATTACATGACCGCTCTCGACGATTTCAAGGTTGCGCTGAAGGGTGCTGACATCCACGAGCAGATCCGCAAAGGTCTGATCGGCGAGGATGTGCAAATTGACGGGCCCTTCGGGCCGAAGCCGCTGATCTATGCCGACTATGTGGCGTCCGGGCGGGCTCTGGCGCAGGTCGAGGATTTCATTCGCGACCGTGTGTTGCCCTATTATGCCAACACCCACACACAGGCGTCATTCTGCGGTGAATACATGACCAAACTGCGCGAGGCTGCGCGGGCCGAGATTGCCCGCCTGACCGGCGCGGGGCAGGGGATGAGCGTGGTGTTTACCGGGGCCGGGTCAACTGCCGGGATCAACCGGATCGTCGGCCTGCTGGATCTGGCCGCGTTGGTGGCGGACGGGAAGAGGGTGGTGGTTCTGACCGGCCCGTACGAGCATCATTCCAATATTCTGCCGTGGCGAGAAACCGGTGCCGAGGTGATTGAGGTTGCCGAGGCACAGGGTGGAGGCGTCGACATGAACGATCTGGCCCGCGCTTTGTGGGCGGCCAAAGGTGCGGTGCGGATTGTTGGCACCTTTTCGGCTGCGTCCAACGTGACCGGCATTCTGACCGATGCGGATGCGGTCACACGGATGTTGCGTGCCCATGGTGCGCTGGCGGTGTGGGATTACGGTTGCGCTGGCCCTTACTGCGAGATGGATATGAAACAGGGCAGCGATGCCCAGAAAGACGCTATCGTGTTCTCGGTTCACAAGTTTCCCGGCGGTCCCGGATCCAGCGGCGTCGCCGTGATCCGTGACGGGATCGCCCGCCGTGCCACACCGACTCTTCCCGGAGGCGGCACGGTCAGTTTCGTGTCGCCGTGGGGGCACGTCTATTCCGACAGTCTTGCGGCGCGGGAAGAGGGCGGCACACCAAACGTGACCGGCGACATTCGCGCCGCATTGGCAATGCTGGTGAAAGAGGCGCTGGGGCAGGATTGGCTGGACGGGCGGCAAGCCGAATTGCGGGCGCGCGCGATGAAGGTTTGGGCTGCCAACGACCGCATACAATTGCTGGGCAACCCCGAAGCAGACGCGCTGCCGATCTTTTCGTTTCGGGTGCGGGATGAGCAGGGAGCGCAGGTGCATCACCAGTTCTTTACCCGGCTTCTTAGTGACCTTACTGGTGTGCAGGCGCGTGGCGGCTGCGCCTGTGCTGGGCCTTACGGCCACCGTTTGCTGGGTCTGGGCAAGTCTGATTCGGATGCCACCATGGCGGCGTTGGAACTGGGCCAGGAAACCGCCAAACCCGGCTGGGTGCGGTTGAACCTTTCTGCCCTGATGACGGACGAGAAGGCAGAAATTATCATTCAGGCGGTGGACGATCTGGCGCGGATCGCCCAAGATTATGCGGCACAGTACAACGTCGATACCAGTACCGCCCGTTTCAAAGCCCAAGCCTTGCCCAAGGATACGCTTGCTTCATAACAAAACTCTGGCCTGTCCGCATCCGCGCGGATTGATCAGGTGTGACGGACATCGACACTTGAAGGACAACCAACATGACACATGACACAGACTCCCCAATAGATGGCCAAGGGCTGCCTGCATTGGAGGCGCGACTGCGCGAGGATCTTAAGTTCCTGTGCTGGCCCGGAAAGGACTGGGTGCCAACGCGTGACGGGGTCAGTGATGTGGTAATCATCGGAGGCGGCATGTGCGGCATGGTGGCGTGGCTGGCGCTGAAGACTGGTGGCATTCACAACATGCGGGTGCTGGACCGCAGCCCCGAGGGGTTGGAAGGACCATGGCTGACCTATGCGCGGATGGAGACTTTGCGCTCGCCTAAAGAGTTGACCGGCCCGGCATTCGGCCATGGTGCGTTGAGTTTCCAAGCGTGGTATCGCGCGCAATTCGGTACAAAAGAATGGGATGCGCTGGACAAGATTCCGCGCCCGATGTGGATGGAATACCTGCAATGGTATCGGCAGGTTTTGGACATCCCGACCGAGAACAACGTGGCCGTCGATCTGGTTGAACCAGAAGGGGATTTGTTGCGGCTGCACCTGTCCGGCGCGAAGGAGAAATCAATCCTGTGCCGCAAACTGGTTTTTGCAACCGGGCGCGATGGCACCGGGCAACCCAATATCCCCGGCTTCGTGCAGGGTCTGGACCGCAAGTTCTGGGCGCACAGTGCCGACGAGATCGACTTTGCCAATCTGAAAGGCAAGCGCGTGGCGGTGGTGGGCGTGGGCGCGTCCGCCGTCGACAATGCCGCCGAAGCGTTGGAACACGGCGCGACCGAAGTCCGCCACCTGATCCGTCGCAAAGAAATGCCGACCATCAACAAGATGATGGGGATCGGGTCGTTCGGGTTCACCGTGGGTTATGCCAGCCTGCCGGATGAATGGCGTTGGCGCTTCATGCAGTATTCCTTCTCCACGCAAACGCCGCCGCCGCA encodes:
- a CDS encoding NADH:ubiquinone reductase (Na(+)-transporting) subunit D, producing the protein MPTRTSFWTTLTDPLIRQNPVTLQILGICSALAVTTSLATALTMSVSLTVVLTLAAGVISVIRRHIPDTIRLIVQIVIVASLVIVIDQILQAYFAEISRALSVYVGLITTNCLVLGRTEAYARYHAPLPSMVDAFGNGLGYSLVLIIIGAFRELFGRGQLFGHQVLPLADDGGWFTPLSLMLLAPSAFFLLGGLVWAVRSVWTEQAEPPEHTPPLRPEIVE
- the nqrE gene encoding NADH:ubiquinone reductase (Na(+)-transporting) subunit E, with protein sequence MSDAWSFFLFAAFVDNMPLTLFLGLCTFLALSRRTESAIGLGIAMTGVLGVTVPLNNLIYNGLLAPGAWGWVGQPDLDLSYLALIAFIGVIAATVQLLEMLLDRFFPTIHAAFGVFLPLLTVQCAILAGSLFMVERNYTLGQSAIFGVGSGFGFAVAVVMLSAIRTRLSYADLPAGLRGLGIAFILTGLMSLGFASFAQMAAAP
- the nqrF gene encoding NADH:ubiquinone reductase (Na(+)-transporting) subunit F, yielding MSEIVLGSLIIAALVVGLAIGLLVARSRLVPKGAINVTVNGARQIAAQRGAKLLGVLHGADIRIPAACGGSGTCGLCRVTVTGEGAGEPQATERGVLSPKERRAHMRLACQATLRGDCEVSVPDDILSAGGGVACKVSSTRMLAPLIREIVLNIPDDHPTAFRAGDFMQITAPAYQLDFTGLDVAPQFRDAWEINGWGGLNVASEVEVTRAYSLASRPKDVGRAVFNIRLAVPPAGRETEVPPGIVSSWLFSLKPGDMVDVSGPFGEFHVQPTDREMIFIGGGVGMAPLRAMIHQELGRGTTRRLRYFYGARTAADLFYSDEFEALAAEYANFSWTPALSDPAPGDRWMGKTGFIHEMLKAEMSTHTAPEDCEYYLCGPPVMISAVLGTLERLGVEPRSIFFDDFGG
- a CDS encoding CBS domain-containing protein, giving the protein MSTHRVASIMRSDVPMLAPDTPIRHAITVLLDARAAAAPVIGVDGGLVGILTQKDCFRPALHASYHQEWTGRVADQMSADVISVDASDDMIRVAEMFLTHPYRVFPVMDGATVVGLVNRSDVLSFLLRAG
- a CDS encoding helix-turn-helix domain-containing protein codes for the protein MDKPDSILSLLPARLKQARQAQGLSLDAVAKLSGVSRSMVSQIERGESSPTVSTLWNLTRALQVDFAGLLEDQARSRIEVLRVDEVPTIENHGDGCTIRILSPPEDAGRHEVYELRFADGGMLESDPHACGTKENLTVIEGILTVTSGEASNRLNTGETARYAADVPHRLKADGQARAFLVVKGV
- a CDS encoding glycine C-acetyltransferase — protein: MSDRFLTDLESTLAGIEADGLMKRERLITSPQGAEISVGDREVINLCANNYLGLADHPDLIRAARDVMDDKGFGMASVRFICGTQDLHRELEQKLAAFLGKDDSILFAACFDANGGLFEPLLGPEDAIVSDALNHASIIDGIRLCKARRFRYANNDMGDLEAKLKEAREGGARHVMIATDGVFSMDGYLANLPDITRLAKEYDAVVMVDDCHATGFMGPHGAGTPDHFGVDVDILTGTLGKALGGALGGYIAGPQPVIDLLRQRARPYLFSNALPPSIVAAGLEAIRLVEEGADLRTKLFENARYWRDELSKLGFKLLDGEHPIIPVMLGDASLAQKMAAGLFDEGVYVSGFFFPVVPHGQARIRTQMSAALTTEQLDRALAAFDKVGRDLGVIK
- the tdh gene encoding L-threonine 3-dehydrogenase, which gives rise to MKALEKSKPEEGLWMVQAPVPEIGPDDVLIRINATGICGTDIHIWNWDDWAAATVPVPMITGHEFAGEIVELGRNVTGLEIGQRCSGEGHVVGTESRQSRSGKFHLDPGTRGIGVNVQGAFAEYLRLPAFNVVPLPDDIPDEIGAILDPLGNAVHTALSFDLLGEDVLITGAGPIGIMAAAVARHAGARHVVITDINPDRLKLAEHVCANIRTVDVTREDLRDVIRELKMKQGFDVGLEMSGSQQALDQMVESLIMGGKIALLGIPPGKSPVDWSHIVFKAITIKGVYGREMFETWYKMIAMLQNGLDVSRVITHRMPVDAFKEGFAAMKSGLSGKVVLNWR
- a CDS encoding Lrp/AsnC family transcriptional regulator, producing MTPKFDHFDYRILEELQRDAAQSQRALADKVGLSQNACWRRLKALEAKGAIRNRTVVIDREKLGGGFVVFSLIKTRHHSSDWLRQFRNHVSAIPEVIDFFRIGGEYDYLLKIVVGNMAGYDDVYKRLIGNIELETVTSYFAMEAIEEQRPIPLR
- a CDS encoding aminotransferase class V-fold PLP-dependent enzyme; this translates as MTALDDFKVALKGADIHEQIRKGLIGEDVQIDGPFGPKPLIYADYVASGRALAQVEDFIRDRVLPYYANTHTQASFCGEYMTKLREAARAEIARLTGAGQGMSVVFTGAGSTAGINRIVGLLDLAALVADGKRVVVLTGPYEHHSNILPWRETGAEVIEVAEAQGGGVDMNDLARALWAAKGAVRIVGTFSAASNVTGILTDADAVTRMLRAHGALAVWDYGCAGPYCEMDMKQGSDAQKDAIVFSVHKFPGGPGSSGVAVIRDGIARRATPTLPGGGTVSFVSPWGHVYSDSLAAREEGGTPNVTGDIRAALAMLVKEALGQDWLDGRQAELRARAMKVWAANDRIQLLGNPEADALPIFSFRVRDEQGAQVHHQFFTRLLSDLTGVQARGGCACAGPYGHRLLGLGKSDSDATMAALELGQETAKPGWVRLNLSALMTDEKAEIIIQAVDDLARIAQDYAAQYNVDTSTARFKAQALPKDTLAS
- a CDS encoding NAD(P)/FAD-dependent oxidoreductase — protein: MTHDTDSPIDGQGLPALEARLREDLKFLCWPGKDWVPTRDGVSDVVIIGGGMCGMVAWLALKTGGIHNMRVLDRSPEGLEGPWLTYARMETLRSPKELTGPAFGHGALSFQAWYRAQFGTKEWDALDKIPRPMWMEYLQWYRQVLDIPTENNVAVDLVEPEGDLLRLHLSGAKEKSILCRKLVFATGRDGTGQPNIPGFVQGLDRKFWAHSADEIDFANLKGKRVAVVGVGASAVDNAAEALEHGATEVRHLIRRKEMPTINKMMGIGSFGFTVGYASLPDEWRWRFMQYSFSTQTPPPHGSTNRVSRHPNAYFHFGKAVQTTVEKNGAVEVGFADGAAYEADFVILGTGFTIDPLSRTEFGKAATNILLWQDVYTPPADEPSRDLGRFPYLNDDFTFREKVPGTAAWLSNVYCFNYGASASLGKVSGDIPGISEGANWMAREIAAKLYVEDVSEHWQAMLDYDKPELDGSEWEPADLITESEKGEVA